One genomic segment of Pseudomonas chlororaphis subsp. aurantiaca includes these proteins:
- a CDS encoding OmpH family outer membrane protein — protein sequence MRKLTQLVLLATVLVAGPAFADMKIAVLNYQMALLESDAAKKYAVDAEKKFGPQLNKLKTLESSAKGIQDRLVAGGDKMQQGERERLELEFKQKARDFQFQSKELNEAKAVADREMLKQLKPKLDSAVEEVIKKGGFDLVFERGAVIDVKPQYDITRQVIERMNQLK from the coding sequence GTGCGTAAGTTGACTCAATTGGTTCTCCTGGCGACTGTCCTGGTAGCAGGTCCGGCCTTCGCCGACATGAAAATCGCCGTGCTGAACTATCAGATGGCTCTGCTGGAATCCGATGCTGCGAAGAAATACGCAGTGGATGCCGAGAAGAAGTTCGGCCCGCAGTTGAACAAGCTGAAAACCCTGGAAAGCAGCGCCAAGGGCATCCAGGATCGTCTGGTTGCCGGTGGTGACAAGATGCAGCAGGGCGAGCGTGAGCGCCTGGAACTCGAATTCAAGCAGAAAGCCCGCGACTTCCAGTTCCAGTCCAAGGAGCTGAACGAAGCCAAGGCCGTTGCCGATCGTGAAATGCTCAAGCAACTGAAGCCGAAACTCGACAGCGCCGTGGAAGAAGTCATCAAGAAAGGTGGTTTTGACCTGGTGTTCGAGCGTGGTGCAGTGATTGATGTCAAACCTCAGTACGACATCACTCGCCAGGTTATCGAGCGCATGAATCAGCTGAAGTAA
- the lpxD gene encoding UDP-3-O-(3-hydroxymyristoyl)glucosamine N-acyltransferase codes for MTATIKLGQLAEFLGATLRGSAEKEITGLATLQEAGPAQLSFLANPQYRKYLADSQAGAVLLKAADAEGYAGDALVVADPYLSYARISHLFDPKPKAAAGIHPTAVIAEDAVVDAAASIGAFAVIESGAQIAAGVTIGAHCFIGARCQIGEGGWLAPRVTLYHDVRIGKRVVIQSGAVLGGEGFGFANEKGIWQKIAQIGGVTIGDDVEIGVNTAIDRGALADTVIGNGVKLDNQIQIAHNVQVGDHTAMAACVGISGSTRIGKHCMLAGGVGLVGHIDICDNVFLTGMTMVTHSITEPGSYSSGTAMQPAAEWRKSAARIRQLDDLARRLRQLEKRVGDVTPDGKASSDG; via the coding sequence ATGACAGCGACTATAAAGCTCGGCCAGCTGGCCGAGTTCCTCGGAGCCACCCTGCGTGGCTCCGCAGAGAAAGAAATCACTGGGCTAGCCACCTTGCAGGAGGCTGGCCCAGCTCAGTTGAGCTTTTTGGCAAATCCCCAATACCGTAAGTATCTGGCTGACAGTCAGGCAGGCGCCGTGCTGCTGAAAGCGGCGGATGCCGAGGGTTATGCCGGTGATGCCTTGGTCGTGGCCGATCCCTACCTGTCGTACGCCCGGATTTCCCACCTGTTCGATCCCAAGCCCAAGGCCGCTGCCGGTATTCATCCGACTGCGGTCATCGCCGAGGATGCTGTGGTCGACGCAGCTGCCAGTATTGGCGCGTTTGCGGTCATCGAGAGCGGTGCGCAAATCGCCGCGGGTGTCACGATCGGTGCTCATTGTTTTATCGGTGCCCGTTGCCAGATTGGCGAGGGCGGCTGGCTGGCTCCACGCGTGACGCTTTACCACGATGTGCGTATCGGCAAGCGCGTGGTCATTCAGTCCGGTGCGGTACTGGGCGGCGAAGGTTTCGGTTTCGCCAACGAGAAAGGCATCTGGCAGAAGATCGCGCAGATTGGTGGCGTCACCATTGGCGATGATGTCGAGATAGGCGTGAATACCGCTATCGATCGCGGTGCGCTGGCCGATACCGTCATTGGCAATGGCGTGAAGCTGGATAACCAGATTCAGATCGCCCACAACGTCCAGGTCGGTGATCACACCGCCATGGCGGCCTGTGTCGGCATTTCCGGCAGTACCCGGATCGGCAAGCACTGCATGCTCGCCGGCGGTGTCGGGCTGGTTGGCCACATCGATATTTGCGACAACGTTTTCCTGACCGGGATGACCATGGTGACCCACTCGATTACCGAGCCGGGCTCCTACTCTTCCGGTACAGCCATGCAGCCTGCTGCCGAGTGGCGCAAAAGCGCGGCACGCATCCGTCAGCTCGATGATCTCGCGCGACGCCTGCGACAGCTGGAAAAGCGTGTAGGGGACGTGACCCCCGACGGTAAAGCTTCATCAGATGGCTGA
- the fabZ gene encoding 3-hydroxyacyl-ACP dehydratase FabZ has product MMDINEIREYLPHRYPFLLVDRVVDLDVEGKCIRAYKNVSINEPFFNGHFPAHPIMPGVLIIEAMAQAAGILGFKMLDVKPADGTLYYFVGSDKLRFRQPVLPGDQLILEAKFISCKRQIWKFECQASVDGKPVCSAEIICAERKL; this is encoded by the coding sequence ATGATGGACATCAACGAGATTCGCGAATACCTGCCTCACCGTTACCCGTTCCTGTTGGTGGACCGGGTAGTGGACCTGGATGTTGAGGGCAAGTGCATTCGTGCCTACAAGAATGTCAGCATCAACGAACCTTTCTTCAATGGTCACTTCCCTGCGCATCCAATCATGCCGGGCGTGCTGATCATCGAAGCCATGGCTCAGGCTGCGGGCATTCTTGGTTTCAAGATGCTGGACGTGAAGCCGGCCGATGGCACCCTCTACTACTTCGTCGGCTCCGACAAGCTGCGCTTCCGCCAGCCGGTACTGCCGGGTGACCAGTTGATCCTGGAAGCCAAGTTCATCAGCTGCAAGCGCCAGATCTGGAAATTCGAATGCCAGGCTTCGGTCGACGGCAAGCCGGTCTGCTCCGCTGAAATCATCTGTGCGGAACGCAAACTATGA
- the lpxA gene encoding acyl-ACP--UDP-N-acetylglucosamine O-acyltransferase, which produces MSLIDPRAIIDPTAILADDVEVGPWSIVGAGVEIGEGTVIGPHVVLKGPTRIGKHNRIYQFSSVGEDTPDLKYKGEETRLVIGDHNVIREGVTIHRGTVQDRSETTLGDHNLIMAYAHIGHDSVIGNHCILVNNTALAGHVHVDDWAILSGFTLVHQYCHIGAHSFSGMGTAIGKDVPAFVTVFGNPAEARSMNFEGMRRRGFSEDAIHALRRAYKVVYRQGLTVDQALVELAEAAAQFPEVAVFRDSIQSSTRGITR; this is translated from the coding sequence ATGAGTTTGATTGACCCTCGCGCAATCATCGATCCGACGGCCATTCTGGCCGACGACGTTGAGGTTGGCCCGTGGTCGATCGTTGGCGCCGGTGTGGAAATCGGCGAGGGTACGGTGATCGGGCCGCATGTGGTGCTCAAAGGCCCGACCCGGATCGGTAAGCACAATCGTATCTACCAGTTCTCCTCGGTAGGCGAAGACACTCCCGATCTGAAATACAAAGGCGAGGAAACCCGCCTGGTGATTGGTGACCACAACGTCATTCGTGAAGGCGTGACCATTCATCGCGGCACTGTCCAGGATCGTTCCGAGACCACTCTCGGCGATCACAACCTGATCATGGCGTACGCCCATATCGGTCACGACAGCGTGATCGGCAACCATTGCATCCTGGTCAACAACACGGCGTTGGCCGGCCATGTGCATGTGGACGACTGGGCGATCCTGTCCGGTTTCACCCTGGTTCACCAGTACTGCCATATCGGCGCCCACAGCTTTTCCGGCATGGGTACGGCGATCGGCAAGGATGTTCCGGCCTTTGTCACAGTGTTCGGCAACCCGGCCGAGGCGCGCAGCATGAACTTCGAGGGCATGCGCCGTCGTGGTTTCAGCGAAGACGCGATTCACGCCCTGCGTCGAGCCTATAAAGTGGTGTATCGCCAGGGCTTGACCGTCGATCAGGCGCTCGTCGAGCTGGCAGAAGCTGCTGCACAATTTCCCGAAGTCGCGGTATTTCGTGACTCGATCCAGTCTTCGACTCGCGGCATCACCCGTTAA
- the lpxB gene encoding lipid-A-disaccharide synthase, with protein sequence MSKLRIALVAGEASGDILGAGLMRALKAQHPAVEFIGVGGPLMQAEGLTSYFPMERLAVMGLVEVLGRLRELLARRKKLVQTLIAEKPDVFIGIDAPDFNLNIELQLRQAGIKTVHYVSPSVWAWRQKRVLKIREGCDLMLTLFPFEAKFYEEKGVPVRFVGHSLADAIPLEADRAAARAELGLAEGPLVALMPGSRGGEVGRLGALFLDAAQRLRALRPGVRFVMPCASPERRTQLEELLAGRDLPLTLLNGQSHQALAACDAVLIASGTATLEALLYKRPMVVAYRLAPLTFWILKRMVKSPYISLPNLLAQRLLVPELLQDDATAEALAQTLSPLIEDGQEQTRGFDEIHRTLRRDASNQAAEAVLNLIGKPA encoded by the coding sequence ATGAGCAAACTGCGTATTGCGCTGGTGGCTGGCGAAGCTTCCGGCGACATTCTTGGCGCCGGTTTGATGCGTGCGCTCAAGGCCCAGCATCCTGCCGTTGAGTTCATCGGTGTCGGAGGCCCGCTGATGCAGGCTGAAGGGTTGACGTCCTATTTCCCGATGGAGCGCCTGGCGGTCATGGGCTTGGTGGAAGTCCTGGGGCGCTTGCGCGAACTGCTGGCCCGGCGCAAGAAGCTGGTTCAGACCCTGATCGCCGAGAAGCCGGACGTGTTCATCGGCATCGACGCCCCCGACTTCAACCTGAACATCGAACTCCAGTTGCGCCAGGCCGGTATCAAGACCGTGCACTACGTCAGTCCTTCGGTCTGGGCCTGGCGGCAAAAGCGCGTGCTGAAGATCCGCGAAGGTTGCGACCTGATGCTGACGCTGTTCCCGTTCGAAGCCAAATTCTATGAAGAGAAGGGCGTGCCAGTGCGGTTCGTCGGGCACTCCCTGGCTGACGCCATTCCGTTGGAAGCCGATCGGGCTGCGGCTCGCGCTGAGCTGGGCTTGGCCGAGGGTCCGCTGGTGGCCCTGATGCCGGGCAGCCGTGGCGGCGAAGTCGGGCGCCTCGGGGCCTTGTTCCTCGACGCGGCGCAACGCCTGCGCGCCTTGCGTCCAGGGGTGCGTTTCGTCATGCCTTGCGCGAGCCCCGAGCGGCGTACTCAGCTGGAAGAGCTGCTGGCCGGTCGCGACTTGCCGCTGACCCTGCTCAACGGCCAGTCGCATCAGGCGCTGGCGGCTTGCGATGCGGTATTGATCGCTTCCGGCACCGCGACCCTTGAGGCGCTGCTGTACAAGCGCCCGATGGTCGTCGCCTATCGCCTGGCGCCGCTGACCTTCTGGATTCTCAAGCGCATGGTCAAGAGCCCTTATATTTCCCTGCCGAACCTGCTGGCCCAGCGCCTGCTGGTTCCCGAGCTGCTGCAGGATGACGCGACTGCGGAGGCCCTGGCCCAGACCCTGTCGCCCCTGATCGAAGACGGCCAGGAGCAGACTCGCGGGTTTGACGAGATCCATCGCACCCTGCGCCGGGATGCCTCCAACCAGGCGGCTGAAGCGGTGTTGAACCTGATTGGCAAACCGGCATGA
- the rnhB gene encoding ribonuclease HII has protein sequence MQMGLDFSLVADAEDLVAGVDEVGRGPLCGAVVTAAVILDPSRPILGLNDSKKLTEARREKLYDEICEKALSWCIARAEVEEIDELNILHATMLAMQRAVEGLSVTPKLAMIDGNRCPKLSMPAEAVVQGDSKVPAIAAASILAKVSRDREMAAFELIYPGYGIGGHKGYPTPVHLEALARLGPTPIHRRSFAPVRQAYEARENLGEIQS, from the coding sequence ATGCAGATGGGACTGGATTTCTCGCTGGTGGCCGATGCCGAAGACCTGGTGGCCGGTGTCGACGAAGTAGGGCGCGGCCCATTATGCGGCGCAGTGGTCACGGCCGCGGTCATCCTCGATCCGAGCCGGCCGATTCTCGGCCTGAACGACTCGAAGAAGCTCACCGAGGCCCGCCGCGAAAAACTCTACGACGAGATTTGTGAGAAAGCCCTGAGCTGGTGCATTGCTCGCGCCGAAGTCGAGGAAATCGACGAATTGAATATCCTGCATGCCACCATGCTGGCCATGCAGCGCGCGGTAGAAGGGCTGAGCGTGACCCCGAAACTGGCAATGATCGACGGTAATCGTTGCCCGAAACTGTCGATGCCTGCCGAAGCGGTGGTCCAGGGCGACAGCAAGGTGCCGGCGATCGCCGCGGCGTCGATTCTGGCCAAGGTCAGCCGGGATCGCGAGATGGCGGCGTTCGAGCTGATCTACCCAGGTTATGGCATCGGCGGGCACAAGGGCTACCCGACGCCCGTTCATCTGGAAGCGCTGGCCCGCCTGGGGCCGACGCCGATTCACCGGCGCTCGTTCGCGCCGGTACGTCAAGCCTACGAAGCCCGTGAGAACCTGGGCGAGATTCAGTCCTGA
- the dnaE gene encoding DNA polymerase III subunit alpha codes for MPASFVHLRLHTEYSLVDGLVRIKPLVKTLAGMGMPAVAVTDQNNMCSLVKFYKAAMGTGIKPICGADLWLSNKDPENPLSRISLLVMNAVGYRNLTELISRGFIDGQRNGQIIIEREWVAEAAEGLIMLSAAKEGEIGIALLSGDLQEAETLAREWMAVFPDRFYLEVQRTNRPNDEEQLHAAVALADKIGAPLVATNDVRFIKREDFEAHETRVCIGEGRALDDPRRSKNYSDQQYLKSAEEMAELFSDLPEALENTVEIAKRCNIEVKLGKHFLPDYPIPDGMTIDEYFRKVSFDGLEERLSVLLPKDTTEDYEAKRQVYVDRLNFELDIIIQMGFPGYFLIVMDFIQWAKSNGVPVGPGRGSGAGSLVAYVQKITDLDPLAYDLLFERFLNPERVSMPDFDVDFCMDGRDRVIDYVAEKYGRNAVSQIITFGSMAAKAVVRDVARVQGKSYGLADRLSKMIPFEVGMTLEKAYEQEEILRDFIKVDEEAAEIWEMARKLEGVVRNVGKHAGGVVIAPTKLTDFSPIYCDEAGDGLVTQFDKDDVEAAGLVKFDFLGLRTLTIIKWAMETINREQAKKNLPDVNIDFIPLDDKKTYELLQKAETTAVFQLESRGMKELIKKLKPDCLEDLIALVALFRPGPLQSGMVDDFINRKHGRAELAYPHPDYQYDGLRPVLAPTYGIILYQEQVMQIAQVMAGYTLGGADMLRRAMGKKKPEEMAKQRGGFIEGCANNGIDADLAGNIFDLVEKFAGYGFNKSHSAAYGLVSYQTAWLKTHHPAPFMAAVLSADMHNTDKVVVLIEEVRSMKLRLDAPDVNSSDFKFTVNNDGRIVYGLGAIKGVGEGPVEAIVEARAEGGPFKDLFDFCSRVDLKRINKRTLDALIRSGALDRLGPHFHDELKAYQANIDRNRAVLLSALEEAVKAAEQTARTADSGHADLFGGVFVEEDADVYANHRKAKELTLKERLKGEKDTLGLYLTGHPIDEYEGEIRRFARQRIVDLKPARDTQTVAGMIIALRVMKNKKGDKMGFITLDDRSGRIEASLFADAFHSAQSLLQTDAMVVVEGEVSNDDFSGGLRLRVKRVMSMEDARTNLAESLRLKVHTEALKGDQLRWLGELCKRHRGACPISMEYTKEDAKALLQFGEAWRIDPADALIQALRDQFGRDNVFLQYR; via the coding sequence ATGCCGGCTTCATTCGTTCATCTACGCCTGCACACTGAATATTCCCTGGTTGACGGTCTGGTGCGGATCAAACCGCTGGTCAAGACGTTGGCTGGCATGGGCATGCCCGCGGTGGCGGTTACCGACCAGAACAACATGTGTTCCCTGGTCAAGTTCTACAAGGCGGCCATGGGCACCGGGATCAAGCCGATCTGTGGCGCCGACCTGTGGCTGTCGAACAAGGATCCCGAGAATCCACTGAGCCGCATCAGCCTGCTGGTGATGAATGCCGTGGGCTATCGCAACCTGACCGAGCTGATTTCCCGCGGCTTTATCGATGGCCAGCGTAATGGCCAGATCATCATCGAGCGCGAGTGGGTGGCCGAGGCCGCCGAAGGCCTGATCATGCTCTCGGCCGCGAAAGAGGGCGAGATCGGTATCGCCTTGCTCTCTGGTGACCTGCAAGAAGCGGAAACCCTGGCTCGCGAGTGGATGGCGGTGTTCCCGGACCGTTTCTACCTGGAAGTCCAACGCACCAACCGTCCCAACGACGAAGAGCAGTTGCACGCAGCCGTGGCCCTGGCGGACAAGATCGGCGCGCCGCTGGTGGCGACCAACGATGTGCGGTTCATCAAGCGCGAAGACTTCGAGGCCCATGAAACCCGGGTCTGCATCGGTGAGGGCCGTGCCCTCGACGACCCGCGTCGCTCGAAGAACTACAGCGACCAGCAGTACCTGAAAAGCGCCGAGGAAATGGCCGAGTTGTTCAGCGACCTGCCCGAGGCCCTGGAAAACACGGTCGAGATCGCCAAGCGCTGCAATATCGAAGTGAAGCTGGGCAAGCACTTCTTGCCTGACTATCCGATCCCCGATGGCATGACCATCGATGAATATTTCCGCAAGGTTTCGTTCGACGGGCTGGAAGAGCGCCTCAGCGTGCTGCTGCCCAAGGACACTACCGAAGACTATGAAGCCAAGCGCCAGGTGTATGTCGACCGGCTGAATTTCGAACTCGATATCATCATCCAGATGGGGTTCCCCGGTTACTTCCTGATCGTTATGGACTTTATCCAGTGGGCCAAGAGCAACGGTGTGCCGGTAGGGCCTGGCCGGGGGTCAGGTGCCGGCTCCCTGGTGGCCTATGTACAGAAGATCACCGACCTCGACCCGCTGGCCTACGACCTGCTGTTCGAACGTTTCCTCAACCCGGAACGGGTTTCCATGCCCGACTTCGACGTCGACTTCTGCATGGACGGTCGTGACCGGGTTATCGACTACGTGGCCGAGAAGTATGGCCGCAACGCGGTAAGCCAGATCATCACCTTCGGTTCCATGGCCGCGAAGGCTGTGGTGCGGGACGTGGCGCGGGTGCAGGGCAAGTCTTACGGCCTGGCTGACCGTCTGTCGAAGATGATCCCCTTCGAAGTCGGCATGACCCTGGAAAAAGCCTACGAGCAGGAAGAAATCCTGCGCGATTTCATCAAGGTCGATGAAGAGGCGGCGGAAATCTGGGAGATGGCGCGCAAGCTCGAGGGCGTGGTGCGTAACGTCGGCAAGCACGCCGGTGGCGTGGTTATCGCCCCGACCAAACTGACCGATTTCTCGCCGATCTACTGCGACGAGGCCGGCGACGGCCTGGTAACCCAGTTCGACAAGGACGACGTCGAGGCCGCCGGCCTGGTGAAGTTCGACTTCCTCGGCCTGCGGACCCTGACCATCATCAAGTGGGCGATGGAGACCATCAACCGCGAGCAGGCGAAAAAGAACCTGCCCGACGTCAACATCGACTTCATCCCGCTGGACGACAAGAAGACTTACGAGCTGCTGCAGAAGGCCGAGACCACTGCGGTGTTCCAGCTCGAATCCCGAGGCATGAAAGAGCTGATCAAGAAGCTCAAGCCCGACTGCCTGGAAGACCTGATCGCACTGGTAGCGTTGTTCCGTCCTGGTCCGTTGCAATCGGGCATGGTGGACGACTTCATCAACCGTAAGCACGGTCGCGCCGAGCTGGCCTATCCGCATCCGGACTACCAGTACGATGGCTTGCGGCCGGTACTGGCGCCGACCTACGGCATCATCCTGTATCAGGAACAGGTGATGCAGATTGCCCAGGTGATGGCTGGCTATACCCTTGGCGGGGCCGACATGCTGCGTCGTGCCATGGGTAAGAAGAAACCCGAGGAGATGGCCAAGCAGCGCGGCGGCTTCATCGAAGGTTGCGCCAACAACGGTATCGATGCCGACCTGGCGGGCAACATCTTCGACCTGGTGGAGAAATTCGCCGGCTACGGTTTCAACAAGTCCCACTCGGCCGCCTACGGGCTGGTGTCCTACCAGACTGCATGGCTCAAGACGCATCACCCGGCGCCTTTCATGGCGGCGGTACTGTCCGCGGATATGCACAACACCGACAAGGTGGTGGTGCTGATCGAAGAAGTGCGCAGCATGAAGCTGCGCCTCGATGCGCCGGATGTGAACAGTTCCGACTTCAAATTCACCGTCAACAACGACGGCCGCATCGTCTATGGCCTGGGAGCGATCAAGGGCGTGGGCGAAGGGCCGGTGGAGGCGATCGTCGAGGCCCGTGCCGAAGGTGGCCCGTTCAAGGACCTGTTCGACTTCTGCAGCCGGGTCGACCTCAAGCGCATCAACAAGCGTACCCTCGATGCGTTGATCCGCAGTGGTGCCCTGGATCGTCTGGGTCCTCACTTTCATGATGAACTCAAGGCCTACCAGGCCAATATCGACCGCAACCGTGCAGTGTTGCTGTCGGCCCTGGAGGAAGCGGTCAAGGCGGCCGAGCAGACCGCGCGAACCGCCGACAGTGGCCACGCCGACCTGTTCGGCGGGGTCTTCGTCGAAGAGGATGCGGATGTCTACGCCAATCATCGCAAGGCCAAGGAACTGACCCTCAAGGAGCGCCTGAAAGGGGAGAAAGATACCCTCGGCCTGTACCTGACCGGGCACCCGATCGACGAATACGAAGGTGAGATCCGGCGTTTCGCCCGCCAGCGCATCGTCGACCTGAAGCCGGCGCGCGATACCCAGACCGTCGCGGGCATGATCATTGCCCTGCGGGTCATGAAGAACAAAAAGGGCGACAAGATGGGGTTCATCACCCTTGACGATCGTTCGGGGCGGATCGAGGCTTCGCTGTTCGCCGATGCCTTCCATTCGGCCCAGTCCCTGCTGCAGACCGACGCGATGGTGGTGGTCGAGGGCGAGGTTAGCAACGACGACTTCTCCGGTGGCCTGCGCCTGCGGGTCAAGCGGGTGATGAGCATGGAAGATGCTCGCACCAACCTGGCGGAAAGCCTGCGCCTGAAGGTGCACACCGAAGCCCTCAAGGGCGATCAGCTACGCTGGCTGGGGGAGCTGTGCAAACGCCATCGCGGCGCTTGCCCGATCTCCATGGAGTACACCAAGGAGGACGCCAAGGCCTTGCTGCAGTTCGGCGAAGCCTGGCGGATCGATCCGGCGGATGCCTTGATTCAAGCCCTGCGTGACCAGTTCGGGCGAGACAACGTCTTCCTCCAATACCGTTGA
- a CDS encoding acetyl-CoA carboxylase carboxyltransferase subunit alpha, producing the protein MNPNFLDFEQPIADLQAKIEELRLVGNDNSLNIGDEITRLQDKSSTLTEDIFGKLTSWQIARLARHPRRPYTLDYIEHIFTEFDELHGDRHFSDDAAIVGGVARLDDQPVMIIGHQKGREVREKVRRNFGMPRPEGYRKACRLMEMAERFKMPILTFIDTPGAYPGIDAEERNQSEAIAWNLRVMARLKTPIIATVIGEGGSGGALAIGVCDQLNMLQYSTYAVISPEGCASILWKTAEKAPDAAEAMGITAERLKGLGIVDKVISEPLGGAHRDPVAAAALIRAELTSQLAMLKKMDNDTLLARRYDRLMSYGL; encoded by the coding sequence ATGAACCCGAATTTTCTTGATTTCGAACAGCCGATCGCCGACCTGCAAGCCAAGATCGAAGAGTTGCGCTTGGTCGGTAATGACAATTCGCTGAATATCGGCGATGAGATCACCCGCCTGCAGGACAAGAGCAGCACCCTGACCGAGGACATCTTCGGCAAGCTGACCAGCTGGCAGATCGCACGCCTGGCGCGTCACCCGCGTCGTCCGTACACCCTGGACTACATCGAGCACATCTTTACCGAGTTCGACGAACTGCATGGCGACCGTCACTTCTCCGACGACGCCGCGATCGTTGGTGGTGTTGCCCGTCTGGACGACCAGCCGGTCATGATCATCGGCCACCAGAAAGGCCGTGAAGTGCGCGAGAAAGTCCGTCGCAACTTCGGCATGCCGCGTCCTGAAGGCTATCGCAAGGCGTGCCGCCTGATGGAAATGGCCGAACGCTTCAAGATGCCGATCCTGACGTTCATCGACACCCCGGGCGCCTACCCGGGCATCGACGCCGAAGAGCGCAACCAGAGCGAGGCAATCGCCTGGAACCTGCGGGTCATGGCGCGCCTGAAAACCCCGATCATCGCCACCGTGATCGGTGAGGGTGGTTCCGGCGGTGCGCTGGCCATCGGTGTCTGCGATCAGCTGAACATGCTGCAGTACTCCACTTACGCGGTGATCTCGCCGGAAGGCTGCGCCTCGATCCTGTGGAAAACCGCCGAGAAAGCGCCGGATGCCGCCGAAGCCATGGGCATCACCGCCGAGCGCCTGAAAGGCCTGGGCATTGTCGACAAGGTCATCAGCGAGCCGCTGGGTGGCGCGCACCGTGATCCGGTTGCCGCTGCTGCTCTGATCCGCGCCGAGCTGACTTCCCAGCTGGCGATGCTTAAGAAGATGGATAACGACACCCTGCTGGCGCGTCGTTACGATCGCCTGATGAGCTACGGTCTCTGA
- the tilS gene encoding tRNA lysidine(34) synthetase TilS, which yields MSPFDTALTQKLLQRLLPWLDRSVWRIAFSGGLDSTVLLHLLAQLRQRHMLPPLTAIHVHHGLQAVADAWPEHCRIQCEALAVPLQIVAVQVQPGASLERAAREARYAAFEEVTGSNELLLTAQHRDDQAETLLFRLLRGAGVRGLSAMPASRALGRGHLLRPLLDVSRDELERYARDHQLHWIDDPSNQDRQFSRNYLRHQVFPLLTARWPQAASSLARSAAHLREARELLDELAIIDLQEAAKGVGFEWLGLPSLALAPLVGLSEARQRNALSHWLSQFTTLPDSDHWAGWQTLRDAAGDSRPVWRLGQGELQRAAGRVWWLSGCWLQSPLSAPSWVDTAAPLQLPGNGQLQFIGGAPQGPLQVRYRQGGEVMQLPGRGHRDLKRLLNETGLPAFVRGRLPLLYRGEQLLAVANLPGLDANAHEGWQLHWQPPSSDQGLS from the coding sequence ATGAGCCCATTCGATACCGCCCTTACGCAAAAACTGCTGCAACGCCTCCTGCCCTGGCTGGATCGATCGGTCTGGCGCATCGCGTTCTCCGGTGGCCTTGATTCCACCGTCTTGCTGCACCTGCTTGCCCAACTCAGGCAGCGACATATGCTTCCCCCGTTGACCGCCATCCATGTGCATCACGGCCTTCAGGCTGTGGCTGACGCCTGGCCGGAGCATTGTCGAATCCAGTGCGAAGCGTTGGCAGTGCCGTTACAAATAGTGGCGGTGCAGGTGCAACCGGGAGCCAGCCTCGAGCGTGCGGCACGGGAAGCGCGTTATGCCGCGTTCGAAGAGGTAACCGGCAGCAATGAGCTGTTGCTGACGGCCCAGCACCGTGACGATCAGGCGGAAACCCTGTTGTTCCGTTTGCTGCGTGGGGCCGGGGTCAGGGGGCTGTCCGCCATGCCGGCGTCGCGTGCCTTGGGGCGGGGGCATTTGCTGCGGCCTTTGCTCGACGTCTCCCGCGACGAGTTGGAGCGTTACGCTCGTGATCACCAACTGCACTGGATCGACGACCCCTCCAATCAGGACCGGCAGTTCTCCCGTAATTACCTGCGCCATCAGGTGTTCCCATTGCTGACCGCCCGCTGGCCACAGGCTGCCAGCAGCCTGGCGCGCAGCGCGGCGCATTTGCGTGAGGCCCGGGAGTTGCTGGATGAGCTGGCGATCATCGATCTGCAAGAGGCGGCTAAGGGTGTTGGGTTCGAGTGGCTGGGCTTGCCATCCCTGGCACTGGCGCCTTTGGTCGGTTTGTCGGAGGCGCGTCAGCGCAATGCCCTGAGTCACTGGCTGAGCCAGTTCACGACCTTGCCTGACAGCGACCACTGGGCGGGTTGGCAGACGCTGCGCGATGCCGCAGGCGACAGCCGCCCGGTATGGCGGCTGGGGCAGGGCGAGTTGCAGCGGGCGGCAGGGCGTGTCTGGTGGTTGTCGGGTTGCTGGTTGCAATCCCCGCTATCGGCGCCGAGTTGGGTCGATACCGCTGCGCCTTTGCAGTTACCAGGCAATGGGCAATTGCAATTCATCGGTGGCGCACCGCAAGGGCCCTTGCAGGTGCGTTACCGTCAGGGGGGCGAGGTGATGCAACTGCCTGGGCGCGGCCACCGCGACCTCAAGCGCCTGCTCAATGAGACAGGTCTGCCGGCCTTCGTCCGTGGCAGATTGCCGCTGCTGTATCGAGGCGAGCAATTGCTCGCGGTGGCGAACCTGCCAGGTCTTGACGCAAATGCCCATGAAGGTTGGCAATTGCATTGGCAGCCGCCTTCGAGCGATCAAGGTTTGAGCTGA